In one Melaminivora jejuensis genomic region, the following are encoded:
- a CDS encoding cbb3-type cytochrome c oxidase subunit II codes for MENEVKLAAGAMVTLGLATAALVVLPYIQVRDVKPPEGLKPYTSAELRGRASYIANGCVYCHTQQPRDKSFGPDAERGWGRATVPADYSYDRPHLLGSMRTGPDLMNIGVRQPSRDWHLGHLYQPRAYVPGSIMPSYPYLFDIKNKAEAGDEVLKLPPGYTPAGKVVVATPEALDLVKYLQSLNRSYPVLPPEPKDAAGAAAPAPASAPAPAPAAAPAAAS; via the coding sequence ATGGAGAATGAAGTCAAACTCGCCGCCGGCGCCATGGTGACGCTCGGCCTGGCCACCGCCGCCCTGGTGGTGCTGCCCTACATCCAGGTGCGCGATGTCAAGCCGCCCGAGGGTCTGAAGCCCTACACCAGCGCCGAGCTGCGCGGGCGCGCCAGCTACATCGCCAACGGCTGCGTCTATTGCCATACGCAACAGCCGCGCGACAAGAGCTTCGGGCCTGATGCCGAACGCGGCTGGGGCCGTGCCACCGTGCCCGCCGACTACAGCTACGACCGTCCGCACCTGCTGGGCAGTATGCGCACCGGGCCGGATCTGATGAACATCGGCGTGCGCCAGCCCAGCCGCGACTGGCACCTGGGCCACCTGTACCAGCCGCGCGCCTACGTGCCCGGCTCCATCATGCCGTCCTACCCCTATCTGTTCGACATCAAGAACAAGGCCGAGGCGGGCGACGAGGTGCTGAAACTGCCGCCGGGCTACACGCCGGCGGGCAAGGTGGTCGTAGCCACGCCCGAGGCGCTGGATCTGGTCAAGTACCTGCAGTCGCTCAACCGCAGCTACCCGGTGCTGCCGCCCGAGCCCAAGGATGCCGCCGGCGCCGCTGCCCCCGCTCCTGCTTCTGCTCCTGCACCCGCCCCTGCCGCCGCACCGGCGGCGGCATCCTGA
- a CDS encoding (2Fe-2S)-binding protein yields MRPSTHEAPQQPAPVPRIASTHRVQLHINGIGHELDLPAWVTLLDLLRERLHLSGTKKGCDHGQCGACTVLVDGRRINSCLALAVMLDGADITTVEGLPALIGAEGDALHPLQQAFIDHDAFQCGYCTPGQLCSAVGLMNEGGVRHVGDIRERMSGNLCRCGAYPQIVKAVAEVALAGSAAAVTAPAPTPAQRLEAA; encoded by the coding sequence ATGCGCCCCAGCACCCACGAAGCACCGCAGCAGCCGGCTCCTGTGCCGCGTATTGCCTCGACCCACCGCGTGCAGCTGCACATCAATGGCATCGGACATGAACTCGATCTGCCCGCCTGGGTCACGCTGCTGGATCTGCTGCGCGAGCGCCTGCACCTGAGCGGCACCAAAAAGGGCTGCGACCACGGCCAGTGCGGCGCCTGCACGGTGCTGGTCGATGGCCGGCGCATCAACTCCTGCCTGGCGCTGGCGGTGATGCTGGACGGCGCCGACATCACCACCGTGGAGGGCTTGCCGGCGCTGATCGGCGCCGAGGGCGATGCGCTGCACCCGCTGCAGCAGGCCTTCATCGACCACGACGCCTTCCAGTGCGGCTACTGCACGCCGGGCCAGCTGTGCTCCGCCGTGGGCCTGATGAACGAGGGCGGCGTGCGCCACGTCGGCGACATCCGCGAGCGCATGAGCGGCAACCTGTGCCGCTGCGGCGCCTATCCACAGATCGTCAAGGCTGTGGCCGAAGTGGCGCTGGCCGGCAGTGCAGCAGCGGTAACAGCTCCAGCACCAACCCCGGCGCAGCGCCTGGAGGCAGCATGA
- a CDS encoding LytR/AlgR family response regulator transcription factor, which translates to MHILIVDDEALARSRLRRLLDDCRAGHQVSEARHAGEALALLADPAAHPVDVLLLDIRMPGMDGLALAHELQRLAEPPAIVFVTAHTDHALDAFELDAADYLTKPVRLERLQQALAKAQRARALAIGGAPASAPLPLHDGEALLIHERGRTERVPLAEVLYLRAELKYVTVRTLSRSYILDDALTELEARHPEHFLRIHRSTLVARRALRALIREGSAEGSEGESWAVRLHGLAQPLPVSRRQVTAVREALSG; encoded by the coding sequence ATGCACATCCTGATCGTGGACGATGAAGCCCTGGCGCGCAGCCGCCTGCGCCGCCTGCTGGACGATTGCCGGGCCGGCCATCAGGTCAGCGAGGCGCGGCACGCCGGCGAGGCGCTGGCGCTGCTCGCCGACCCAGCAGCGCATCCGGTGGATGTGCTGCTGCTGGACATCCGTATGCCTGGCATGGACGGCCTGGCACTGGCGCACGAGCTGCAGCGCTTGGCCGAGCCGCCGGCCATCGTCTTCGTCACCGCGCACACCGACCATGCGCTGGACGCCTTCGAGCTGGACGCTGCCGACTACCTGACCAAGCCGGTGCGCCTGGAGCGCCTGCAGCAGGCCCTGGCCAAGGCGCAGCGCGCGCGCGCCCTGGCCATCGGCGGCGCCCCGGCCAGCGCGCCCCTGCCGCTGCACGACGGCGAGGCGCTACTCATCCACGAGCGCGGCCGCACCGAGCGCGTGCCTCTGGCCGAGGTGCTGTACCTGCGCGCCGAGCTGAAATACGTCACCGTGCGCACACTCTCGCGCAGCTACATCCTGGACGATGCCCTGACCGAGCTGGAGGCGCGCCACCCTGAGCACTTCCTGCGCATCCACCGCAGTACCCTGGTGGCACGCCGCGCCCTGCGCGCCCTGATACGCGAGGGCAGCGCCGAGGGCAGCGAAGGCGAAAGCTGGGCCGTGCGCCTGCACGGGCTGGCGCAGCCGCTGCCGGTCTCGCGCCGGCAGGTGACGGCGGTGCGCGAGGCACTGAGCGGCTGA
- a CDS encoding cbb3-type cytochrome c oxidase subunit I: protein MDSAVMSLLGAFLLSIIGLFVFIWSMRKGLLMENPRAASVIFANGEIGKVDDPALQPGERAELQAAAAEKGDAPMHLPDAHELEQRQEADRSSAFPVFMFIAFACMWLVLGSVAGLTASLKLHMPDWLVSEAWMTFGRIRTVHLTAVLYGWITNASLGVIIWLLPRLLRTPLMGAMWVMLGGALINIAIASGIGAIGAGWTDGMEYLEMPWQIGLFIVAGMVCIIGPVLYTLVNRKVESLYVTVWYHVAALLWITLLFLVAKLPGVHYGVQQATMNWWYGHNVLGLWFTPVSVGAIYYFLPKIIARPVRSYNLSILGFWTLAFFYAQVGGHHLVGGPVPGWLITLSIVQSMMMIVPVAAFSINMAGTMWGRTHLARHSPTLRFMMFGGLMYMLSSVQGSFEALRSINQITHFTHFTVAHAHLGAYGFVTMVLFGAIYFMMPRVLHWEWPYPRLITLQFWLAAIGILIYFIGLSYGGWLQGVYMLDAARPFMDSVAVTMPWLKSRSLGGALMVASQVIFVGHFLAMALRFGPERTGAALFAAKRAQKLELAHGE, encoded by the coding sequence ATGGACAGTGCCGTCATGAGCCTGCTGGGCGCCTTCCTGCTGTCGATCATTGGACTGTTCGTGTTCATCTGGTCGATGCGCAAGGGCCTGCTGATGGAAAACCCGAGGGCTGCCTCGGTCATCTTCGCCAACGGAGAGATTGGCAAGGTGGACGACCCGGCGCTGCAGCCGGGCGAGCGCGCCGAGCTGCAGGCGGCCGCCGCCGAAAAGGGCGACGCGCCCATGCACCTGCCCGACGCGCATGAGCTGGAGCAGCGCCAGGAGGCCGACCGCTCCAGCGCCTTCCCGGTCTTCATGTTCATCGCCTTTGCCTGCATGTGGCTGGTGCTGGGTTCGGTGGCGGGCCTGACGGCATCGCTGAAGCTGCACATGCCCGACTGGCTGGTCAGCGAGGCCTGGATGACGTTTGGCCGCATTCGCACCGTCCACCTCACAGCCGTGCTCTATGGCTGGATCACCAACGCCTCGCTGGGCGTCATCATCTGGCTGCTGCCGCGCCTGCTGCGCACGCCGCTGATGGGCGCCATGTGGGTCATGCTGGGCGGCGCGCTGATCAACATCGCCATTGCCAGCGGCATCGGCGCCATCGGCGCGGGCTGGACGGATGGCATGGAGTACCTGGAGATGCCCTGGCAGATCGGCCTGTTCATCGTCGCCGGCATGGTCTGCATCATCGGCCCGGTGCTCTACACGCTGGTCAACCGCAAGGTCGAGTCGCTGTACGTCACCGTCTGGTACCACGTCGCAGCCCTGCTGTGGATCACGCTCTTGTTCCTGGTGGCCAAGCTGCCGGGCGTGCATTACGGCGTGCAGCAGGCGACCATGAACTGGTGGTACGGCCACAACGTGCTGGGCCTGTGGTTCACGCCGGTGAGCGTGGGCGCCATCTACTACTTCCTGCCCAAGATCATTGCCCGGCCGGTGCGCTCGTACAACCTGTCCATCCTGGGCTTTTGGACGCTGGCGTTTTTTTATGCCCAGGTCGGCGGCCACCACCTGGTGGGCGGGCCGGTGCCGGGCTGGCTGATCACGCTGTCCATCGTGCAGAGCATGATGATGATCGTGCCGGTGGCGGCGTTCTCCATCAATATGGCCGGCACCATGTGGGGCCGCACGCACCTGGCGCGCCACTCGCCGACGCTGCGCTTCATGATGTTCGGCGGGCTGATGTACATGCTGTCGTCGGTGCAGGGCTCGTTCGAGGCGCTGCGCTCGATCAACCAGATCACGCACTTCACGCATTTCACCGTGGCCCACGCCCACCTGGGCGCCTATGGCTTCGTGACCATGGTGCTGTTTGGCGCCATCTATTTCATGATGCCGCGCGTGCTGCACTGGGAGTGGCCGTATCCGCGCCTGATCACGCTGCAGTTCTGGCTGGCGGCCATCGGCATCCTGATCTATTTCATCGGCCTGTCGTATGGCGGCTGGCTGCAGGGCGTGTACATGCTGGATGCGGCCCGCCCCTTCATGGACTCGGTGGCCGTGACCATGCCGTGGCTCAAGTCGCGCAGCCTGGGCGGCGCGCTGATGGTGGCCAGCCAGGTCATCTTTGTCGGCCACTTCCTGGCCATGGCGCTGCGCTTCGGCCCCGAGCGCACGGGTGCGGCGCTGTTTGCAGCCAAGCGCGCACAGAAACTGGAGCTGGCTCATGGAGAATGA
- the argH gene encoding argininosuccinate lyase, translating into MSSAAVPPTQPAQSSQPSQDQLATKAQAWSALFSEPMSDLVKRYTSSVFFDKRLWQADIAGSLAHAGMLAAQGIISAEDHAAIERGMAQVAREIEAGEFDWQLDLEDVHLNIEARLTQLVGDAGKRLHTGRSRNDQVATDVRLWLRGEIDLIAGLLADVQRALVEVAEHNVDAILPGFTHLQVAQPVSFAHHLLAYVEMFARDAERMNDVRRRVNVLPLGSAALAGTTYALDRERVAKALGMDGVCQNSLDAVSDRDFAIEFAAAASLVMVHISRLSEELIVWMSQNFAFIRIADRFTTGSSIMPQKKNPDVPELARGKTGRVVGHLMGLITLMKGQPLAYNKDNQEDKEPLFDTVDTLKDTLRIFAEMIGGQPDPATGAKSGGIQVNRENMRAAALKGYATATDLADYLVKKGLPFRDAHETVAHAVKAALAQGVDLAQLSLAQLQGFHPAIEGDIFEALSLEGSLNARNTLGGTAPAQVRAQLQRHQARLKA; encoded by the coding sequence ATGTCCTCTGCCGCCGTTCCGCCTACCCAGCCTGCCCAGTCCTCCCAGCCCTCCCAGGATCAGCTCGCCACCAAGGCGCAGGCCTGGTCGGCGCTGTTTTCCGAGCCTATGAGCGATCTGGTCAAGCGCTACACCTCCAGCGTCTTCTTCGACAAGCGCCTGTGGCAGGCCGATATTGCCGGCAGCCTGGCGCACGCCGGGATGCTGGCCGCGCAGGGCATCATCAGCGCCGAGGATCATGCGGCCATCGAGCGCGGCATGGCGCAGGTCGCCCGCGAGATCGAGGCCGGCGAGTTCGACTGGCAGCTCGACCTGGAGGACGTACACCTGAACATCGAGGCGCGCCTGACGCAGCTCGTGGGCGACGCCGGCAAGCGCTTGCACACCGGCCGCAGCAGGAACGACCAGGTGGCCACCGACGTGCGCCTGTGGCTGCGCGGCGAGATCGACCTGATCGCCGGCCTGCTGGCGGATGTGCAGCGCGCGCTGGTCGAAGTCGCCGAGCACAACGTCGATGCCATCCTGCCCGGCTTCACTCACCTGCAGGTCGCCCAGCCGGTGAGCTTTGCCCACCACCTGCTGGCCTATGTGGAAATGTTCGCGCGCGATGCCGAACGCATGAACGACGTGCGCCGGCGCGTCAACGTGCTGCCGCTGGGCAGTGCGGCGCTGGCCGGCACCACCTATGCGCTGGATCGCGAGCGCGTGGCCAAGGCCCTGGGCATGGACGGCGTGTGCCAGAACTCGCTGGACGCCGTGAGCGACCGCGACTTCGCCATCGAGTTCGCCGCCGCCGCCAGCCTGGTCATGGTTCACATCAGCCGCCTGTCCGAGGAGCTGATCGTCTGGATGAGCCAGAACTTTGCCTTTATCCGCATCGCCGACCGCTTCACCACCGGCTCCAGCATCATGCCGCAGAAGAAAAATCCGGATGTGCCGGAGCTGGCGCGCGGCAAGACGGGCCGCGTGGTCGGCCACCTGATGGGCCTGATCACCCTGATGAAGGGCCAGCCGCTGGCCTATAACAAGGACAACCAGGAAGACAAGGAGCCGCTGTTCGACACCGTCGATACGCTCAAGGACACGCTGCGCATCTTTGCCGAGATGATCGGCGGCCAGCCCGATCCGGCCACAGGCGCCAAGAGCGGCGGCATCCAGGTCAACCGCGAGAACATGCGCGCCGCCGCCCTCAAGGGCTATGCCACGGCCACCGACCTGGCCGACTACCTGGTGAAAAAGGGCCTGCCGTTTCGCGACGCGCACGAGACCGTGGCGCACGCCGTCAAGGCCGCACTGGCGCAGGGCGTCGATCTGGCGCAGCTCAGCCTGGCGCAGCTGCAGGGCTTCCACCCGGCCATCGAAGGCGATATTTTCGAGGCCCTGAGCCTGGAAGGCTCGCTGAACGCGCGCAACACCCTGGGCGGCACGGCGCCGGCCCAGGTGCGTGCGCAACTGCAACGCCATCAGGCACGCCTGAAGGCTTGA
- a CDS encoding sensor histidine kinase — protein sequence MQKRQILSTRPPAAARGAPAAGRAPVFDACQVGVVLRAVLLVQLLLGVAAMFGTDSFEGWLAQLALLTGGALPATLAWLLAACAARPVLARLAEPLQYAAGALLGALAGLGACALLAPVLDGAAPWLASTASGALIATLLVAVLALRARARLPAATTARLTELQARIRPHFLFNTLNSAIALVRDEPARAEALLEDLSDLFRQALVEQGEAVTLDEEVELARKYLAIEQVRFGERMRVQWQLDARAGNALVPPLLLQPLVENAVRHGVEPDEQGLAKLRISTALRGSQVRIGITNTLPRRAAGTPAPAGHGIAQANVRERLRLLHDIECDFRASAHKGLYHVRITLPLRA from the coding sequence ATGCAAAAGCGGCAAATTTTATCGACCCGCCCGCCCGCCGCCGCCCGGGGCGCGCCGGCGGCGGGCCGGGCGCCGGTCTTCGATGCCTGCCAGGTCGGCGTGGTGCTGCGCGCGGTATTGCTGGTGCAGCTGCTGCTGGGCGTGGCGGCCATGTTCGGCACCGACAGCTTCGAGGGCTGGCTGGCGCAGCTGGCCCTGCTGACCGGCGGCGCGCTGCCGGCCACGCTGGCCTGGCTGCTGGCTGCCTGCGCTGCCCGGCCTGTCCTGGCGCGGCTGGCCGAGCCGCTGCAGTACGCCGCCGGCGCCCTGCTGGGCGCGCTGGCCGGCCTGGGCGCGTGCGCGCTGCTGGCGCCCGTGCTGGACGGCGCCGCACCCTGGCTGGCCAGCACCGCCAGCGGCGCGCTGATCGCCACGCTGCTGGTGGCCGTGCTGGCGCTGCGCGCGCGCGCCCGGCTGCCGGCGGCCACCACGGCGCGCCTGACCGAGCTGCAGGCGCGCATCCGACCGCACTTCCTGTTCAACACCCTCAACAGCGCCATCGCCCTGGTGCGGGACGAACCGGCGCGCGCCGAGGCGCTGCTGGAAGACCTGAGCGATCTGTTCCGCCAGGCCCTGGTCGAGCAGGGCGAGGCGGTGACGCTGGACGAGGAGGTGGAGCTGGCGCGCAAGTACCTGGCCATCGAGCAGGTGCGCTTTGGCGAGCGGATGCGCGTGCAGTGGCAGCTCGATGCGCGCGCCGGCAACGCCCTGGTGCCACCGCTGCTGCTGCAGCCGCTGGTGGAAAACGCCGTCCGGCACGGGGTCGAGCCCGACGAGCAGGGCCTGGCCAAGCTGCGCATCAGCACCGCGCTGCGCGGCAGCCAGGTACGGATAGGCATCACCAACACCCTGCCCCGGCGCGCTGCAGGCACCCCGGCACCTGCCGGCCACGGCATCGCCCAGGCCAATGTGCGCGAGCGCCTGCGCCTGCTGCACGACATCGAGTGCGACTTCCGCGCCAGCGCGCACAAGGGCCTGTACCACGTGCGCATCACCCTGCCGCTGCGCGCCTGA
- a CDS encoding c-type cytochrome, whose product MQQPSPDWKAQQREHADPEESIRPIPLLAVGVTLALVVFGVLYIFLSEPLTHSRLGDQRTVADLAGPAAPAAGAAVDGKAIFAAQCAACHQATGKGLPGVFPPLDGSEWVTGDARVLANILLHGINGEITVAGNKYQGSMPAFAQLSDAELAGVASYIRSSWANQAEALSDELFAKERAGSERKTPFEGQAELEALKQ is encoded by the coding sequence ATGCAACAACCGTCACCTGACTGGAAGGCGCAGCAGCGCGAGCACGCCGATCCCGAGGAAAGCATCCGCCCCATCCCGCTGCTGGCCGTGGGCGTGACCCTGGCGCTGGTGGTCTTCGGCGTGCTCTACATCTTCCTGTCCGAGCCGCTGACGCACTCGCGCCTGGGCGACCAGCGCACCGTGGCCGACCTGGCCGGCCCGGCGGCCCCGGCCGCTGGCGCCGCCGTCGATGGCAAGGCCATCTTTGCCGCCCAGTGCGCGGCCTGCCACCAGGCCACGGGCAAGGGTCTGCCGGGGGTGTTCCCGCCGCTCGATGGCTCGGAATGGGTCACCGGCGACGCCCGCGTGCTGGCCAACATCCTGCTGCACGGCATCAACGGCGAGATCACCGTGGCCGGCAACAAGTACCAGGGCTCCATGCCAGCCTTCGCCCAGCTGAGCGATGCCGAGCTGGCCGGCGTGGCCAGCTACATCCGCAGCAGCTGGGCCAACCAGGCCGAGGCGCTGAGCGATGAGCTGTTCGCCAAGGAGCGCGCCGGCAGCGAGCGCAAGACACCCTTCGAGGGCCAGGCTGAGCTGGAGGCTTTGAAACAGTAG
- a CDS encoding ZIP family metal transporter, translating into MVLLAIVVATLAAGIGSVWLAELSLRLGLGGNGRVGPQHLLSLAAGALLATAFMHLLPEAFEDGASVQPLFATLLVGLVFFFLLEKAELWHHGHENAAGGIHHGHSHGHAHEHEHQHHGHRHGHGGWTLLTGDSVHCFGDGVLIASAFMADLHLGLVAALSVLAHEVPHHVGDLIVLRQRGAARSVALLKVSLAGAVSVLGGLVGYFLIGHWQGALPYFLVVASSSFIYVALADLIPQLQRRLPAAQAALQVAWLIVGITLVTLASYLAHHLEH; encoded by the coding sequence ATGGTTTTGCTAGCAATCGTCGTCGCCACACTGGCCGCCGGCATCGGCAGCGTGTGGCTGGCCGAGCTCTCCCTGCGCCTGGGCCTGGGCGGCAATGGCCGTGTCGGGCCACAGCATCTGCTGAGTCTGGCTGCCGGTGCGCTGCTGGCCACGGCCTTCATGCACCTGCTGCCCGAGGCCTTCGAGGATGGCGCCAGCGTGCAGCCGCTGTTTGCCACGCTGCTGGTGGGGCTGGTGTTCTTCTTCCTGCTGGAAAAGGCCGAGCTGTGGCACCACGGGCATGAGAACGCGGCGGGTGGGATACACCACGGCCATTCACATGGACACGCGCACGAACACGAGCATCAGCACCACGGCCACCGGCACGGCCACGGCGGCTGGACGCTGCTCACCGGCGACAGCGTGCATTGCTTTGGCGATGGCGTGCTGATCGCCTCGGCCTTCATGGCCGATCTGCACCTGGGGCTGGTGGCGGCGCTGTCGGTGCTGGCCCACGAGGTGCCACACCACGTAGGTGACCTGATCGTGCTGCGCCAGCGCGGCGCGGCGCGCAGCGTGGCGCTGCTCAAGGTGTCGCTGGCCGGTGCGGTGTCGGTGCTGGGTGGGCTGGTGGGCTATTTCCTGATCGGCCACTGGCAGGGTGCGCTGCCGTATTTCCTGGTCGTGGCCTCCAGCAGCTTCATCTATGTCGCCCTGGCCGATCTGATTCCGCAGTTGCAGCGGCGTCTGCCGGCGGCGCAGGCGGCGCTGCAGGTGGCCTGGCTGATCGTGGGCATCACCCTGGTGACCCTGGCCAGCTATCTGGCCCATCATCTGGAGCATTGA
- a CDS encoding FAD binding domain-containing protein has product MRAFDYTAAADMAAALAAIGPGARFIAGGTNLLDLMKEDVLQPTRLVDITRVPLASIEETPAGGLALGALARNADTARHPLVRQRYPLLSAAILAGASPQLRNMATNGGNLLQRTRCYYFYDVGVPCNKREPGSGCPAKTGLARQLAILGTSEACIATHPSDMCVALAALQASVHVQSSRGARTIAFADFHRLPGDEPQRDTTLEPDELITHIELPARGYARHSAYLKIRERASYAFALVSVAAAFELDEGGLMRHARLALGGVAHRPWRDLEAESLLEGQPPGAETFARAADALLAPAQTWGSPNGPGSNAFKLALARRAIVHALEMAQAGELTNTGELAATIFLQEHAA; this is encoded by the coding sequence ATGAGAGCCTTCGACTACACCGCCGCCGCCGACATGGCCGCAGCGCTGGCCGCCATCGGCCCCGGCGCGCGCTTCATTGCCGGCGGCACCAATTTGCTGGATCTGATGAAGGAAGACGTGCTGCAGCCCACACGGCTGGTGGACATCACGCGAGTGCCGCTGGCGTCCATCGAGGAGACGCCCGCTGGCGGCCTCGCGCTGGGCGCACTGGCACGCAACGCCGACACCGCCAGGCACCCGCTGGTGCGCCAGCGCTACCCCTTGCTGTCCGCCGCCATCCTGGCCGGGGCCTCGCCGCAGCTGCGCAACATGGCCACCAACGGCGGCAACCTGCTGCAGCGCACGCGCTGCTACTACTTCTATGACGTGGGCGTGCCGTGCAACAAGCGCGAACCCGGCAGCGGCTGCCCGGCCAAGACCGGTCTGGCGCGCCAGCTGGCCATCCTGGGCACCAGCGAGGCGTGCATCGCCACCCACCCGTCCGACATGTGCGTGGCGCTGGCGGCGCTGCAGGCCAGCGTGCATGTGCAGTCCAGCCGTGGCGCGCGCACCATCGCCTTTGCCGACTTCCACCGCCTGCCGGGCGACGAGCCGCAGCGCGACACCACCCTGGAGCCCGACGAACTGATCACGCACATCGAGCTGCCCGCGCGCGGCTACGCCCGGCACAGCGCCTATCTGAAGATCCGCGAACGCGCCTCCTACGCCTTCGCGCTGGTTTCGGTGGCTGCGGCGTTCGAGCTCGACGAGGGCGGCCTGATGCGCCATGCACGCCTGGCGCTGGGCGGCGTAGCGCACAGGCCCTGGCGCGACCTGGAGGCGGAAAGCCTGCTGGAAGGCCAGCCGCCCGGCGCCGAGACTTTTGCACGCGCTGCCGATGCGTTGCTGGCGCCCGCGCAGACCTGGGGCAGCCCGAACGGCCCGGGCAGCAATGCCTTCAAGCTTGCCCTGGCGCGCCGCGCCATCGTGCACGCGCTGGAGATGGCGCAGGCCGGCGAGCTGACCAACACCGGGGAGCTGGCCGCCACCATCTTTCTTCAGGAGCACGCGGCATGA
- a CDS encoding SCO family protein produces MLRTALLSLVMLLAGWAAAGWLTHDFQVWTDEGARRLEVALRPVPMPAVQAQDGAGRQTALPALLAGVPEQAGAPQQSRGGATIVDFFYTYCETICLSLGSSFQQLQAALQADMAAGQDSGVRLLSISFDGTRDDAPALRRYAHGLRAEDGLWRFVRVPDAREEQALLAHLGVVVIPDGRGDYEHNAALLVFDAAGRMRRVFDLAEQQLALDYARHLARKGSP; encoded by the coding sequence GTGTTGCGCACTGCCCTCCTCAGCCTTGTCATGCTGCTGGCCGGCTGGGCCGCTGCCGGCTGGCTGACGCACGACTTCCAGGTCTGGACGGACGAGGGCGCGCGCCGGCTGGAAGTCGCCTTGCGCCCGGTGCCCATGCCTGCCGTACAGGCGCAGGACGGCGCCGGACGGCAGACAGCCCTGCCGGCGCTGCTGGCCGGTGTGCCGGAGCAAGCCGGCGCCCCGCAGCAGTCCCGGGGCGGCGCCACCATCGTGGATTTCTTCTACACGTATTGCGAGACCATCTGCCTGTCGCTGGGCAGCAGCTTTCAGCAGTTGCAGGCAGCGCTGCAGGCCGATATGGCAGCCGGGCAGGACTCGGGCGTACGCCTGCTGTCCATCAGCTTCGACGGCACCCGCGACGATGCGCCGGCGCTGCGGCGCTACGCACATGGACTGCGCGCCGAGGACGGCTTGTGGCGCTTCGTGCGCGTGCCCGATGCGCGCGAGGAACAGGCGCTGCTGGCACACCTGGGTGTGGTCGTCATCCCCGACGGGCGCGGCGACTACGAGCACAACGCCGCGCTGCTGGTCTTCGATGCTGCGGGCCGGATGCGCCGCGTGTTCGACCTGGCCGAGCAGCAACTGGCCCTGGACTACGCGCGCCACCTGGCGCGCAAGGGCAGCCCATGA